A window from Flavobacterium sp. 83 encodes these proteins:
- a CDS encoding glycosyltransferase family 4 protein, which produces MKIIRLTTLLDFGGQERQYISFAEADFQLLQNEYIFAAIGNGGYAENSIRKKGFEVVIFNQNPKISNLKNIWMLYKWFKKVKPDVVHTAAAEANFHGILAAKLAGVKIIIGEEIGFPNHSFKAKLIFKILYKFTSKVICVSKAVKDFLVETNEIVAEKGVVIYNPVSNVIPTTKKLPNEFTIVTVGRFEKVKNQELLIKAFSQLENRTAKLILVGDGSQRKYLERLITILNVQDRVVLTGFVPNPEIYLSQSHLFVLPSLSEGFGIAVVESMLQEMACLCSNIGGIPEFITHNETGWLFDPKNETQLIDQLNTIIATPYSEIQRIAQQAKKAVENRFTIKKYIENLENLYQKQI; this is translated from the coding sequence ATGAAAATAATACGACTGACTACTTTACTCGATTTTGGAGGCCAAGAGCGGCAATATATTTCATTTGCTGAAGCAGATTTTCAATTACTGCAAAACGAATATATTTTTGCCGCCATCGGGAATGGAGGTTATGCCGAAAATAGTATTAGAAAGAAAGGATTTGAAGTAGTAATTTTTAATCAAAATCCTAAAATTTCTAATTTAAAAAATATTTGGATGCTCTATAAATGGTTTAAAAAAGTCAAACCAGATGTAGTTCATACTGCAGCAGCCGAAGCAAATTTTCATGGTATTTTGGCCGCAAAATTAGCAGGTGTTAAAATCATTATTGGCGAAGAAATAGGGTTTCCAAATCATTCTTTCAAAGCCAAATTGATTTTTAAAATCCTTTATAAATTTACGTCTAAAGTTATTTGTGTTTCAAAAGCGGTCAAAGACTTTCTAGTGGAAACTAATGAAATTGTTGCCGAAAAAGGTGTTGTGATTTATAATCCGGTAAGTAATGTCATTCCAACAACAAAAAAACTACCCAATGAATTTACCATCGTTACCGTGGGGCGTTTTGAAAAAGTAAAAAATCAAGAGCTTTTGATTAAAGCATTTTCACAGCTAGAAAACCGTACTGCCAAATTAATTTTGGTTGGTGACGGATCCCAAAGAAAATATCTGGAGCGATTGATAACTATTTTGAATGTACAAGACAGAGTCGTTCTTACAGGTTTTGTTCCAAATCCAGAAATATACCTTTCACAATCACATCTTTTTGTGCTTCCGTCACTTTCTGAAGGATTTGGTATTGCAGTAGTAGAATCAATGCTACAAGAAATGGCTTGTTTGTGTTCAAATATTGGAGGAATTCCTGAATTTATAACCCATAATGAAACCGGTTGGTTGTTTGATCCAAAGAATGAAACACAGCTAATTGACCAACTGAATACTATTATTGCAACTCCTTACTCAGAAATTCAAAGGATTGCACAACAAGCAAAAAAGGCTGTTGAAAATCGTTTTACAATTAAAAAATACATCGAAAATCTAGAAAATCTTTATCAAAAACAAATATGA
- a CDS encoding acyltransferase — protein sequence MIRNSKSQYLDVLQLFRGLAALMVVLHHSIGSLKYYHKIDFPFINYLGSIGKFGVDFFFVLSGFIITYSAFYKYKEPNSFSNYCKNRLIRIYVPYLPIGIFMLLIYTFLPAFSNSDRAISVLTSLTLLPDGNPALSVAWTLSFELCFYLLFSISFISKKGWNWFVIGWFVTIIIFNYSLFTTLQFLKSPFFRILFSTYNIEFILGFVLAQLVVLKMQVNRILLFLLLFIAFMFFFYCTFNHLKLFSFDVNLLFAFVAFLSIFIATSTVDVKINKTSVLMMVGNATYSIYLIHNPLQMILIRFFPKITSVVGVIAALIVVLILASVVGYGYYLLFEKKAIHIIKSKLIK from the coding sequence ATGATTAGGAATTCTAAAAGTCAATATCTAGATGTTTTGCAACTATTTAGAGGTCTGGCCGCGCTGATGGTGGTCTTGCATCATAGTATTGGATCTCTAAAATATTATCATAAAATTGATTTTCCTTTTATTAATTATCTAGGCTCTATTGGGAAATTTGGAGTAGATTTCTTTTTTGTATTATCAGGGTTTATAATTACCTATTCAGCTTTTTATAAATATAAAGAGCCTAATTCTTTTAGTAACTATTGCAAAAACAGGCTTATACGGATTTATGTCCCATATCTTCCAATAGGTATTTTTATGTTGTTGATTTATACGTTTTTACCAGCTTTTTCAAATAGTGACAGAGCGATTAGCGTACTCACATCTTTAACTTTACTTCCTGATGGAAATCCAGCATTATCTGTAGCGTGGACACTTTCTTTTGAACTTTGTTTTTATCTGTTGTTTAGTATTTCTTTTATTTCCAAAAAAGGATGGAATTGGTTTGTTATTGGATGGTTTGTTACTATAATTATTTTTAATTATTCTTTATTTACAACCTTACAATTTTTAAAAAGTCCATTTTTTAGAATCTTGTTTTCAACCTATAATATCGAATTTATTTTAGGCTTTGTTCTTGCTCAGTTGGTTGTTCTAAAAATGCAAGTAAATAGAATTCTTTTGTTTTTACTGCTTTTTATAGCCTTTATGTTTTTCTTCTATTGTACATTTAACCATTTAAAACTGTTTTCATTTGATGTGAATTTGTTGTTTGCATTCGTTGCATTTTTAAGTATTTTTATAGCAACCAGTACTGTTGATGTCAAAATTAATAAAACGTCTGTGTTAATGATGGTTGGTAATGCAACGTATTCAATTTATTTAATTCACAATCCTTTGCAAATGATTTTAATTCGATTTTTCCCTAAAATAACTTCAGTTGTAGGTGTTATAGCTGCATTGATAGTGGTGTTAATACTAGCGAGTGTTGTTGGTTATGGGTATTATTTATTATTTGAAAAAAAGGCAATTCATATCATAAAATCTAAATTAATTAAGTAA
- a CDS encoding glycosyltransferase, whose product MIRVLNIIDTMGSGGVERRRLSMAKLLDKSKFELKIICTNVVGPFPDEIRKQGVEIVAIGDLNSFLDYKQHQKVLKIIEDFKPHIIHGAVFEGVTMAAINGFLKRVPIIILEETSDPQNRRWKGNLLMKILCFSADKVVGVSPAATDYLKKKLKLSPDKILLITNGVAVPKKVSTSVVEKLKEKYQINPDEIVIGSVGRMSSDSHKRFSDLIRAFAILIKKQHKVKLILVGDGHQKVSYIQLVTELQIQDHVVFAGYQNEISDYYAVFDVFCLVSAYEAFGLVLAEAMFHKLPVVATRVGGMQYIINDNQTGFLVDTFDVKSIAEKLEILCLDSDLRVLFGNNGFDKAMINYTEERYVKDVENLYLELVENKNIIK is encoded by the coding sequence ATGATTAGAGTTTTAAACATAATAGACACGATGGGGTCTGGAGGCGTAGAACGCAGGCGTCTGTCGATGGCTAAATTATTAGACAAATCTAAATTTGAGCTAAAAATAATTTGTACGAATGTTGTAGGACCTTTTCCAGATGAAATCCGTAAACAGGGTGTTGAGATTGTAGCCATTGGAGATTTGAATTCTTTTTTGGATTATAAACAGCATCAAAAAGTATTGAAAATCATTGAGGATTTTAAGCCTCATATCATTCATGGAGCCGTTTTTGAAGGGGTTACCATGGCAGCAATAAATGGTTTTTTGAAGCGCGTACCGATAATCATTCTCGAAGAAACTTCGGATCCCCAAAACCGAAGATGGAAAGGCAATTTACTGATGAAAATTTTGTGCTTTAGTGCTGATAAAGTGGTTGGTGTATCACCCGCTGCTACAGATTATCTTAAAAAAAAATTGAAGCTTTCTCCTGATAAAATTCTTTTGATAACTAATGGTGTTGCCGTGCCTAAAAAAGTATCGACTTCTGTAGTAGAAAAATTAAAGGAAAAATATCAGATTAATCCAGATGAAATTGTGATAGGTTCTGTTGGTCGAATGTCTTCGGATTCACACAAAAGATTTTCAGATTTAATACGGGCATTTGCCATTCTTATCAAAAAACAACACAAAGTAAAACTTATTTTAGTGGGTGATGGGCATCAAAAGGTGAGTTATATCCAACTTGTTACCGAACTTCAAATCCAAGATCATGTCGTTTTTGCAGGTTACCAAAATGAAATATCCGATTATTACGCTGTTTTTGATGTTTTTTGTTTGGTTTCGGCTTATGAGGCGTTTGGATTGGTTTTGGCGGAAGCCATGTTTCATAAATTACCTGTTGTAGCAACAAGAGTTGGGGGTATGCAATATATTATTAATGATAATCAAACAGGTTTTTTAGTTGATACATTTGATGTCAAATCTATTGCCGAAAAGTTAGAGATTTTATGTCTTGATTCAGATTTGCGAGTATTGTTTGGAAACAATGGTTTTGACAAAGCAATGATTAACTACACTGAAGAGCGTTATGTTAAAGATGTAGAGAATTTATACTTAGAATTGGTAGAAAATAAAAATATCATAAAATAA
- a CDS encoding glycosyltransferase family 4 protein → MKVLYLTKYSRNGASSRLRSYQYFPFLEAKGISITVSPFFDEDYLIHLYSGKKIAKKKFIKYYLYRFFTLFSIYKYDKIVIEKELFPYFFSCFEKILWLLNVKYIVDYDDAIFHNYDLSNNKLIWFLLKNKINNVMKYSGCVVAGNSYLVERAKDSGANKIVIIPTVIDVEAYKVQNKDANSKVIIGWIGSPSTFKYVKKYITVFSKVLQDQNVELHIVGATEDLALGSNVKYLKWTQEREVALISNFDIGIMPLENTPWELGKCAYKLIQYMGCGVPVVASAVGMNKEVVDQGINGFLVRAEEEWIDKLTLLIADSSLRKQLGIIGRKKVESQFSLQTNCTIVLSVLSND, encoded by the coding sequence ATGAAAGTACTTTATTTAACAAAATACAGCAGAAACGGCGCAAGTAGTCGGTTGAGAAGTTACCAATATTTTCCTTTTTTGGAAGCCAAAGGTATTTCAATTACAGTTAGTCCTTTTTTTGATGAGGATTATTTAATTCATCTTTATTCTGGAAAAAAAATCGCAAAAAAGAAGTTTATAAAATACTATCTGTACCGATTTTTCACCCTGTTTTCTATTTATAAATATGATAAAATTGTCATTGAAAAAGAACTTTTTCCTTATTTTTTCAGTTGCTTTGAGAAAATTTTATGGCTATTAAATGTAAAATACATCGTTGATTACGATGATGCTATTTTTCATAATTATGATTTAAGCAATAATAAATTAATCTGGTTTTTATTAAAAAATAAGATTAATAATGTCATGAAATATAGCGGGTGTGTAGTGGCAGGAAATAGTTATTTGGTAGAAAGAGCCAAAGATTCCGGCGCAAACAAAATAGTAATTATACCAACAGTAATTGATGTTGAGGCATATAAAGTCCAAAATAAGGATGCTAATTCTAAAGTGATTATTGGTTGGATAGGTTCACCATCTACGTTTAAATATGTCAAAAAGTACATTACAGTTTTTTCGAAAGTTCTCCAAGATCAAAATGTAGAATTACATATTGTAGGCGCTACAGAAGATCTAGCGTTAGGTAGTAATGTAAAATACTTGAAATGGACACAAGAAAGGGAAGTAGCTTTAATTTCCAATTTTGATATTGGCATTATGCCGTTAGAAAATACCCCTTGGGAATTAGGAAAATGTGCATACAAATTAATTCAATATATGGGTTGTGGTGTTCCTGTAGTAGCTTCGGCAGTGGGTATGAATAAAGAAGTTGTTGATCAGGGAATAAACGGTTTTTTGGTACGTGCTGAAGAAGAGTGGATCGATAAATTAACTCTATTGATAGCAGATAGCAGCTTGAGAAAACAATTAGGAATAATAGGCAGAAAAAAAGTCGAATCCCAGTTTAGCCTTCAAACGAATTGTACTATAGTCTTATCTGTTTTATCTAATGATTAG
- a CDS encoding acyltransferase — protein sequence MNERIYLPGLNGLRAIAALAVVVTHINNRLDYYGLPKAQLLDLASYGVTIFFTLSGFLITYLLLKEFEITGTINMKKFYMRRILRIWPMYYLYLFIVILLNGISNIQWPILFYLFIIPNFKNSFVGIINTSVGSKIMTFMIGHYWSLGVEEQFYAFWPWLVKKSKNFFKFLILFPILFVLLKLTLRIFNAPYNILVFVNYTRFGCLVMGGLGAYLYFKNSDKLKIFYKKGIELIAWLFFVIVACNKFHITSIIDHEIIAFFTLIIIFNQINNTNKLISLENKVFDYLGKISFGMYVYNPLVIYLMALVFNYFAIENQIVRLLLIYLLVIPAIILVAHISYYFFEKQFLKLKNNYTTVQSASSKSESENYS from the coding sequence ATGAACGAACGGATTTATTTACCTGGATTAAATGGGTTGAGAGCTATAGCAGCTTTGGCTGTTGTAGTTACACATATAAACAATAGATTGGATTATTACGGTTTGCCTAAAGCTCAATTGTTAGATCTTGCCAGCTATGGTGTGACCATTTTTTTTACACTCAGCGGTTTTTTGATTACTTATTTATTACTGAAAGAATTTGAAATTACGGGCACAATAAATATGAAAAAATTCTATATGAGAAGGATTTTACGTATTTGGCCGATGTATTATTTGTATTTGTTTATTGTAATTTTATTAAATGGTATTTCGAATATTCAATGGCCCATTTTATTCTATCTTTTTATCATTCCAAATTTTAAAAACTCATTTGTAGGAATTATAAACACTAGTGTCGGCAGTAAAATAATGACTTTTATGATTGGGCATTATTGGTCATTAGGCGTGGAAGAGCAATTTTATGCCTTTTGGCCTTGGCTTGTAAAAAAGAGTAAAAATTTTTTCAAGTTTTTAATTTTATTTCCAATTCTATTCGTTCTATTAAAATTGACTCTCAGGATTTTTAATGCGCCTTATAATATTTTAGTTTTTGTCAATTACACCCGTTTTGGCTGTCTTGTAATGGGAGGGTTAGGTGCTTATTTATATTTTAAAAATAGTGATAAACTGAAAATTTTTTACAAAAAAGGAATTGAGTTAATAGCTTGGCTATTTTTTGTCATTGTAGCCTGCAATAAATTCCATATTACTTCCATAATTGATCACGAGATAATTGCTTTTTTTACGCTAATCATTATTTTTAATCAAATTAATAATACTAATAAATTGATTTCATTAGAAAATAAAGTGTTTGATTATTTAGGTAAAATTTCTTTCGGAATGTATGTTTATAACCCTTTAGTTATTTATTTAATGGCGCTTGTTTTTAATTATTTCGCAATTGAAAATCAAATAGTAAGACTATTATTAATTTATCTTTTGGTTATTCCTGCTATCATTTTGGTGGCTCACATATCGTATTACTTTTTCGAAAAACAATTTTTAAAATTAAAAAATAACTATACTACTGTTCAAAGTGCATCTAGTAAATCTGAATCTGAAAATTACTCATGA